A segment of the Nilaparvata lugens isolate BPH chromosome X, ASM1435652v1, whole genome shotgun sequence genome:
atgttatgttctcttgagaagattatgcttctggaaatcattctcacctctcattattcttgttttacttcattagatgactttcttcacaatctccagtgatatccataataatgtcaacatacttgaacagaatatctttgatggaagatttatttatatcgtagcagccattttaggaaagcctttgaagaactagctattccaatcactcagttttggatgatcgaatgagggtttgctccaaagcatgatcggttgtcacatttattaaattttcaaggtttcatttgacagagagtcaatgtattgactgtatagatctaatgtttccttattggaaattattttctacttctatgggtattttccatgttttctagatataacacagactttataacatagtttgtgtgattgaatgaaaaaagtataggatcttttctcgtacagtttctatgtgcagtaccagagtccttccttatgagcatgaatacaatttaagataatttaagctaagttacaataatcagtcataaatttcaagtagtcattgattttgattctaaaaaactccacaattagctcctgacttctttcaaatatactttgacaatctctcatatttgaaccgttcatgagtacttgtagttgtttcattgaattgattgcttgctctcacaccttaattatactgatctcccttcaatagatttccaacagtattctctccagatatttcaaattcaacaaagatatctctcattccactttcattcaagtaccaccccaagacaatcagtcaaactcagccagatgaaaagtatctattcgtagatataagttacagaaatcagttgataaagctgcgtttacaccgaagttattaacaaaatgttaataacaaagttattaacaaaatgttaataacttaaatctttatagattctattagattgaatgttaataacttaatctctatagattctattagattgaacggaacttggcaaacacatatgtccatcatatgtatgataagttatgttcaatctaatagaatctataaagattaagttatatcaacatctccttaataactttggtgtaaacgcagctttagagttgtatctcctttgtaatcaaatatttagacatatcacatgggagtaattggcattatttgtgcttcaactgtaaatttatataaaggaaatattttactcctgttacacggtgctctatatggggtagcctatattatttgtttaacttactccattacttgactttcgcaattccaacatgatcattgaactaaatcgaataattattctctcctaatggaatatcagttttttatcgactgagaaacacattaggattcctaacaggatggtttatcattacaatgtaatcataaataatgataatgagatgaagtttgtaattttgaccataattagtatattatgatgagaattatcaattattaaggcttgagagttgaaaaatcgtgttcagcgaccgaaaatacataagatagcgttcctgaaatacataatttgaatgcatagactagtaggagcgatgcgatagacaggccattacgcgcattaatcatgggggaggaccgcgccgcagcataacagtgctacttatccccctcccaccgccgcatctatgatcgtaatcctcaaactatatatatcattggattcagcaagaaacggcctacaacgtttattgggagccttttcctctaagtcggctaattacttgaatattcgagaaataacaaaaagtccataataaaaaatacatttttcgagatattttatttttttacggaaaaactatgcggtttatcgtaaaaatgtataggaccacattgaaagccagttatgtgtaaataatattgagaaaaaatcaaaagctttactatgaatagtaactgcaggacaggcgattttataaacgcgcgttttttacaacttacccccctctcctccaagctgtcgaccaccctgggacgtgacgacatcgagtttcatatacactaaagaccccctaacaataatcagaagtcaaattctctgcctctctcatgtatgctcaatgtaagccagtgCCTGGACTAATAAGATTGGTCAGGTCACGATTGCTGACCCGGTCGAGAAAAATCAAAGATGGCGACCGGGTTatgaactgtcaaaagctcccaAGGAACACAGGTCAGCTAGCTCGGGTCACCCGAGTCAGTGGATCAGTGTATCCCTGAAGACAACCGATGTTTGATTAGTGCAGCAAAATATTGACCGCCCACCGAGCATAGTTTTCGCGGATTTTTCTAACCTAAAATTTTCAATGCAAATTCGTAGTTTCCTGTTCTATGTTCACTGTTCAGTCGAAACTCACAAAGGATtgtgttgaataaatttcaGTGGTGAATATtcgtatttatttttataataacacATTAAAGTTGAAGGCTATGTAATTTCCATTGAATCAAGGAATCATTGAGCTTCAATGAATGGTGAGTGaatctcattaatttatttgaaaatgttatcaaaatttTCTGATATAAATGACTTTCAACTATAtcaatctacataattctagAACCTGTTTGACTTCTTAGTGACAAAAACGTTTAAATTTATGTGACGCTTCAGTGGTTACTAATTCGATCCAATTTAAAATAGGTAGGCCCTAGTGTCTAGGAAATGATagactattttaaataaattacagaACCATTCAATGGAACCAGCAGTTTAATTGACGGGTGTCATGGATTTCTTCCCATATTTCTTAAGTCACTTTCAGTCAAACTTTTGAGCAGCACTGACATTTATCGGAATTTGAGGCGTAGTTCTGAAAAGAAAACATCTTCAAATTAAATCCATCTACCTTTGGTAACATTactttactaaaaataacataCTTACCATGATAAAATATGagttttcaaatattaatattgaaatctaGTATCTTATCTGGTGTAATCTCCTTAACCTTAATggacaaatttcaaataaaatcaaattaatttaagaAATAAGAAAGACAATTTGCAGATCAGAGACCGACCCATcgattggaaaataatttaagTATTTTGTAAATGAGCAAGAATTGATATAACATTTGATAACAAGGAGACAATAAATACTAATTGAATAGACTTTGAAATCAAGCTATcacatagaataaataaatattgttggcTACCGATGGAACTTTATTCAATGTGCTCTTTGCCTTTCGCCTGTTATGAGAATTAGTAACTCAATAACCCCATTATTTcagtaaaaagtaaaaatagataTAATGGCACCAAAACAGTACGGTAGTTCATGGCATAAGTAAACAGAACGAaggattaaatttattattgtggaaaacatcaattttcaacagaaaattcaaaTAGCCTATATTGAAGAATATGCCTATACTAGAATAGCATAAACTTAATTatactcaataataataaatgaataatacttCATAATTTCACTCAATTAAAATATAAcatcaaaaatgataatcaTTGAAAACGACTAACacattttttctttgaaaaatccTTCAATAATATCTATTATCTGTGAAAACAGAGATTGTCAGTGGTTCCTGATAAcagttgatattattattaataatagtgGGCTAATCAATTCTGTAGAATGATTTAAATATCATACTTAATAAGTGTTCGGTCTTGGCAAACTTTTAGGAGAATTGCTCAAAAGTTCATAGATTTACCAAACGAAATTAAAATGGAAATCACACCTAAACTGCAGTAGAAATGCCAGTAATCATGGATAAAACGTATACTAATTGAACAGACATTAGTAATCCTGGTTTCATGCAttatttgagaaatataattttattttttaaagttattgGCTATATCGTCTAGGAAAAATTTCTACTTCATCAACTTAAGATTTTCCAACTCCATTTTTTCTAAATGAGAATATGAATATGATGGAGCTTCATCTTAGTTTCATAAATAGGAAAAGTTGCGTTTATGTTAGAACATGTTGGTAAATGTTTGATcatcttcatttttgaaaaataaaaatattaaacatgTGGACATAAGAAAACGGGCTCTTCTTCACCTTACGCCATAGTTTCACAAGAAATAGCATCAATAGCATCATCTCtgaaatagagaaagagaagttGGTTGGAGAATCAACTTGCGCGAATTCATTAAAAGttagatatttttatattcaaaactaGGCGTTCAGCCTCTAATCATCTGATCTTGACACCATAATCGTCTTCTAACAAGGAAGCGCTAGCGTTCGAACTTCTGATCCCGTTGAAGGGGATCAACAGATAAGGGTTATCATCCCCTTATAGGCGATAAACAGAAATTAAATACTATTAGCTTTATTTTATTAGATTATTGCATTATTAAAACGAATAATGCTACAAAAAAGGTCGAAATTGCATAACATAAATACAGCCTATATTGCCTAATAAGAACACTTTTGTGACACTGCAGGACTGCTCGGACTAATTGAACCTCTAAATTCACTGTTCTCTAGCGAGAGTcacaaaatattgaactatgtttCAATTTAGAAACGAGTAATGAGCAAATTTCTGGAATATTAATGTACTAGACTACTTGAAGGAAAACACATTGATTTCCAGTTTACGAGCTTGAATTAATCATTTATCAATAAACTTCAGATTTTCCAATTTATCTATATCTAAAAGACTAAGTCCTGATTGACtaaaatcacaccacagcccaaactactgagcctacaaacttCAAACTTTGCACTTGTGTTTATGATAGCCTCGAAGTAACCATTAAGGAAGGATTTTGAAAACTTTGCCCTTCTGAGGGAGCTGGAGCCCATAAGTTTGTTGTACTCTTAAACCTCTATACGGCCAGTTGCAAGAAAGAAAATTAAAGTTGATCCCGTTAAAATGACGTCATGTTACGGAGCTGAATAGGGAAGTTACTGTACAGGCTCCGTTAATTGACGtcatcttattttatttatttttattttatttatttgttgatacaatattataaaatcatatgaatatgataaggaaagaacaacaggcatagcagCCCAAAACCTATTCTGTTTCCAAATTTGGATAAATAATAACATGTCCGATAAATATgttatgttttttttctgtgGAAAGTTTATGTTTAAtttttgtccaaaaatatatattagctagaaattttgaatttagaatgattgaaacaccaaattatagtcgaaTATTGCAGTCAATTATCACTGGactttaaataaattgaattatttcagaaaatttcgaAGCCagaaatacacacaactttccactaAGCACAGCCGTTTAATTGTTTTAATCTTACCgggattaattttaattttctttcatgCACTGGCCGACAATTTTACTTATTAtgaaactgagataattgacacatgatattcgcTCACATATGTTGTAATGAAAAGTTAAATAAATGGAAAGCATcagattgaattttataatacattccaggagtgatccgtggtctagtgggtAGAGTGCTTGCTTAGCAGCTTAGAGATCCCCGGTTCAAACCCGCTCATTAACAAAcgtttttgaacaggtcactcccgtgttatcggatgggcacgttgaaTTGTCGgacccggctgaagtatgagaGTCCTAagacccattgacggcttaaatgatatattcaggtgaggtggaacttccgtcaggaactccccaccaataaaagccgccaataataataaatatatattattatatacattcCAATTAGAATAGAACACAAACTCTGGTGCGTCTGATTAGAATAGAACACAAACTCGGAGTTTGTTTGGTGGTtagagtttgttgataattcatTAGTTAATATGTGTCTCTATTTTGTGAATATACAAGTTGATAAGAAATGTGAATATAACTCCctatatttgatccaaatggttattcattGGTAGTAGTTCGGGGACACTACAATCAAAGGATTTTTATTCTATACTCTATAgctaattaattttaaataaaaatactaagatttgaaaatttcttaaaagTACTAAGAAATTTTTAAATCTTAGtacttttatttaatatgaataattaccacaatatcaactactcaactacacaaaaagctaATTAATTTAATAGGTATTGATTTTTagcataatggaagtgattgaactactcgaAAGCAATGTCTTACTGGCCCCTCACAGGTGTTTACGGTATCATCAGGCCACCCACTAAGAACCAGTTTTCAAAGAATATTCCCCCGGAGGAGGCTGCAGCCACAGTAATTTTTGTGCTTTTTGAGTGCACTTTCGTAACTGTGCTAGCTGGAAACTAGACTGACTTAGCTGCATAACCAACGCTAATTTAGAAAAGAGTCTATCATATTGTCTATCACAATCTCATATTGATTTAATATAGTGGAAGCTATATATCTCGGTAATCagttattataaaaaacattaggcctacttgatcttgaaatgtaaaatagAATCTTCTCCTTCATTTGCTGTAAACGtttcatggaaaaatatgttcacatcctcactagattttagtccgggcgcaaatgtcattccgtggtcatttttgggtaacagccgtggaaaatgtctcaatttcttcgttaggtctagcataataaagATCGTGAtaatgataagtcgaaatcacaggcacctcgaaaaaaaaatggccgccaaaattttcagggttttgctatatcgcttgtatttcaataaccgttcaagatattcaaccgtttttctagacgaaaatattttaaaactcttccgctataatttttgttttataaaatttttctctaaaacgcatatttttatatttataaccttcaaaagcccaaaaatacttttttatatatttttttcaaatttcattccattataacttttttgtgcaagagatacagagaaattttaaaaatctatgaaatttagagcgtttaTTCAACTTTATCGTCATGCGAagtacgtcaaaaaatgagttctccagcgccctccaaagaaagccctgcatgatttctggtgcgttttttcatacgcatgaggtaacaagctagaactataaaatcgatttttttaaATGCTTTGCCTCTAAGAGTTCCAAAGGATGAAACAGGATACCGTAAGCTTATGGACATGGTAAGTCCATAATGCTAAAAAGATATGCCCATATATGTTCCTGATTCTTGTGAATTGTACTATGGTTCAAAGTTAAAAGAGTAGAAAATTTCGAAGCTCACCGTAGATTACCTCCACCAGTGGCGAATTGGAAAGCAACGTTTTCCCTTTCCTCCCAACCAGCTGAAGAGCATTCCAACATTGTCTGTCACGAGTCTCCGAAGAATGTTCTTCACCATCTCCTTGCATGTTTTCCCTCCAGAGGAGGTAGACCTGAAGATATAATTCAATAGTGTATCAATTTGAGAAACTTGAAGAAACTGAAGTATGTAATCAGCTgattacaaattaaaaaattataagcgATTTCTAATCAGCTGGTAGAATTTAATTGAAGACCAACATGAAAATAAGCCATCATATAAAACAATTATCATTTATCAATCAACTTCAGATTTTTCAACTCATCATTTATAACTAAATCAGAATATGATGAAACTAAATATGTTTCATACAATGTAAAAGTTGCTACAATGTTTGATGATTCGACATGTTTAATCACttttataagataaaataatggAGTTCAAGTGCCTTTTTTCGTCAACAAAAGCAATGGTCTGATAGCATCACTACAGGATAGTGCATTGcttattattactattgaaaaACTGAATTTGCTATATGATggcattattcattcatatgaaTACTGAGTATGGTTACCGATAACAACCTACCTTGGACGGACTAGGATAGAATTGATCTAACAGACTCTGAAGGACTGTGCAGACTAACTGAACAACTGACATTTCTCGAGCGAGAGGTACAGAACAAAGTGTATTTTGCTTCAcattggaataaaaaaattaaaattttattcaactgGTCGATAGAAAACacatttgattttcaatttataaacttCTCTTGAACATTTGTAACCGCCTTATTAGTGTTAATTGAAAACTTctggaaatttttgaaaaattagacAGGTAATGTGATCTATCGGCAGTTGTATGAGTCATGAGTTTTCCAAGAGTTTCCA
Coding sequences within it:
- the LOC111050892 gene encoding uncharacterized protein LOC111050892 isoform X3, with the translated sequence MNFTSRRSGFYLNLKVYLLWRENMQGDGEEHSSETRDRQCWNALQLVGRKGKTLLSNSPLVEVIYELRLKFR
- the LOC111050892 gene encoding uncharacterized protein LOC111050892 isoform X2, which gives rise to MNFTSRRSGFYLNLKVYLLWRENMQGDGEEHSSETRDRQCWNALQLVGRKGKTLLSNSPLVEVIYEMMLLMLFLVKLWRKNYASNSDKCQCCSKV